In the Theobroma cacao cultivar B97-61/B2 chromosome 1, Criollo_cocoa_genome_V2, whole genome shotgun sequence genome, one interval contains:
- the LOC18611312 gene encoding uncharacterized protein LOC18611312 has protein sequence MSKKASKESKLSRYLKAPLKILIKARDFYIKSMTEYSDRINYGTVMGCPTGQVNTLPRSYSVSSAKSSNGDDDLRELIRAASTRSLGNKVQLDLLRRQQARQSPVTGANNVPRSHSVGIGRIDEDKPCDFEEDIKVKTDALPRSRSYAVAKRNGAFF, from the coding sequence ATGAGCAAGAAGGCCAGCAAAGAAAGCAAACTAAGCAGATATCTGAAGGCACCCCTCAAGATTCTGATCAAGGCCAGGGATTTCTACATAAAAAGCATGACAGAGTACTCGGACAGGATCAATTATGGCACCGTCATGGGTTGCCCTACAGGCCAAGTCAATACTCTGCCTAGGAGCTATAGTGTCAGCTCGGCGAAATCGAGCAACGGTGACGATGACTTGAGGGAGCTGATCAGGGCTGCTTCCACAAGGAGTTTAGGCAACAAGGTTCAGTTGGACCTACTTCGGAGACAACAGGCAAGGCAGTCTCCGGTAACTGGAGCAAACAATGTGCCTAGAAGTCACAGTGTTGGGATTGGGAGGATTGATGAAGACAAGCCTTGTGACTTTGAAGAGGATATCAAGGTCAAGACTGATGCTTTGCCGAGGAGCAGGAGTTACGCTGTTGCAAAGAGAAACGGTGCTTTTTTCTAA